Proteins from one Staphylococcus sp. IVB6214 genomic window:
- a CDS encoding M20/M25/M40 family metallo-hydrolase, with the protein MINQERLLNTFLELVQIDSETGHEETILPILKNKFEQLGLIVKEDDAKAKTGFGANNLICTLPATDDSREKIYFTSHMDTVVPGKGVKPIIEDGMIKSDGTTILGADDKAGLATILEVLQIIQENNLPHGQIQFVITVGEESGLVGAKALNPDDLDAAYGFAIDSAVPVGNFTIGAPYQMQIKATVHGKTAHASTPDKGISAINIAAKAISQMKLGKIDHETTANIGKFEGGGPTNIVTDLVNIWAEARSHSEEKIIAQSEHMRETFKNTAKSFGCDAEVSAELAYPGFLVNEDEVVYQKAQAAAKSIGLIGEPMIGGGGSDGNIISQFGIPTVILGVGYEAIHTTNETIAIQSLENLVKYVLKLIEIA; encoded by the coding sequence ATGATTAATCAAGAACGTTTATTAAATACTTTTTTAGAGTTAGTTCAAATTGACTCGGAAACTGGTCATGAGGAAACGATTCTACCGATCTTAAAAAATAAGTTTGAACAACTTGGATTGATTGTAAAAGAAGATGATGCAAAAGCAAAAACAGGATTTGGTGCAAATAATTTAATTTGTACATTACCTGCAACTGATGACAGTAGAGAAAAAATCTATTTTACGAGTCACATGGACACAGTAGTGCCTGGTAAAGGGGTAAAACCCATAATTGAAGATGGTATGATTAAGTCTGACGGAACAACGATATTAGGTGCAGATGACAAAGCAGGACTGGCAACTATTTTGGAAGTTCTTCAAATCATTCAAGAGAATAACTTGCCACATGGACAAATCCAGTTTGTCATTACTGTAGGTGAAGAATCAGGTTTAGTCGGTGCAAAAGCATTGAATCCTGATGATTTAGATGCAGCATACGGTTTTGCAATTGACTCTGCCGTACCAGTTGGTAACTTTACAATCGGTGCACCTTATCAAATGCAAATCAAAGCAACGGTTCATGGGAAAACAGCACATGCAAGCACGCCTGACAAAGGGATCAGTGCAATCAATATTGCTGCCAAAGCAATCAGTCAAATGAAACTTGGAAAAATCGACCATGAAACGACTGCAAATATTGGTAAGTTTGAAGGTGGAGGTCCAACGAATATTGTGACTGATCTTGTAAATATTTGGGCAGAAGCACGCTCTCATTCAGAAGAAAAAATTATCGCTCAATCTGAACATATGCGTGAAACATTTAAAAACACAGCAAAATCATTCGGATGTGACGCAGAAGTTTCGGCAGAGCTCGCATACCCAGGATTTCTAGTAAATGAAGATGAAGTTGTCTATCAAAAAGCACAAGCTGCAGCAAAATCTATCGGTCTAATTGGCGAACCAATGATTGGTGGCGGTGGATCAGACGGTAATATTATCAGTCAATTTGGTATTCCAACTGTTATTCTTGGCGTTGGCTATGAAGCGATTCACACTACTAATGAAACGATTGCAATTCAATCTTTAGAAAATCTTGTAAAATATGTATTGAAACTAATAGAGATTGCCTAA
- a CDS encoding dihydrolipoamide acetyltransferase family protein, with protein MEIKMPKLGESVHEGTIEQWLVSVGDRVEEYDPLCEIITDKVTAEVPSSYAGVVTALHVEPGDIVSIGTVICSIEVENRSQYEDNHALANSSSPASETTESSTLDSKSFTEKNNGRYSPVVFKLASTHEIDLNQVPGTGFNGRVTKKDMLHYIETNKQAQNKTLEQKPKTIDDSNDTQADKTIPVNGVRRQIANKMAQSVQEIPHAWMQIEVDATELVKTREHYKGSFKEQEGYNLTYFAFFIKAVAETLKKYPMLNSSWQNDEIVIHDDIHLSIAVAHNDQLYVPVIHHADEKSIKGIAKEIHTLAKKVRNNQLTTSDMTGGTFTVNNTGTFGSVSSMGIINHPQAAILQVESIVKRPVIINDMIAIRHMVNLCLSIDHRILDGLQAGMFLNDVKQQIEHITLDQTSIY; from the coding sequence ATGGAAATTAAAATGCCAAAACTAGGTGAAAGTGTGCATGAAGGCACAATTGAGCAATGGCTTGTTAGTGTTGGAGATCGTGTAGAAGAATATGATCCACTCTGTGAAATCATCACGGATAAAGTGACTGCTGAAGTGCCTTCTTCTTATGCTGGTGTTGTGACAGCACTTCACGTCGAACCAGGAGATATTGTCTCAATCGGCACAGTGATTTGTTCAATAGAAGTCGAAAATAGGTCACAATACGAAGATAATCATGCGTTAGCTAATTCATCTTCACCAGCATCTGAAACAACTGAATCTTCAACATTGGACAGTAAGTCATTTACTGAGAAAAACAATGGTCGCTATTCACCCGTGGTGTTCAAACTTGCATCAACACATGAAATAGATTTGAATCAAGTACCAGGTACAGGTTTTAATGGCCGTGTCACTAAAAAAGATATGCTCCATTATATTGAAACTAACAAACAAGCCCAAAACAAAACGTTAGAGCAAAAACCTAAGACCATAGATGATTCAAATGATACTCAAGCAGATAAAACAATACCCGTTAATGGGGTACGCAGACAAATTGCAAATAAAATGGCACAAAGTGTGCAAGAGATACCACATGCTTGGATGCAAATTGAAGTCGATGCCACTGAATTAGTAAAAACACGTGAACATTATAAAGGATCATTTAAAGAACAAGAAGGATACAATCTAACCTATTTTGCATTTTTTATTAAAGCAGTCGCTGAAACTTTAAAAAAATACCCGATGTTAAACAGTTCTTGGCAAAATGATGAGATAGTCATTCACGATGATATCCATCTTTCCATTGCCGTTGCACATAATGACCAATTATATGTGCCAGTTATTCACCATGCCGATGAAAAATCAATCAAAGGTATAGCGAAAGAGATTCACACATTAGCTAAAAAAGTACGTAATAATCAATTAACGACATCAGACATGACAGGTGGCACATTCACAGTAAACAATACCGGAACGTTTGGATCAGTAAGTTCTATGGGCATTATTAACCATCCACAGGCCGCCATCTTACAAGTGGAGTCAATTGTTAAAAGACCTGTGATTATCAACGATATGATTGCTATTCGTCATATGGTGAATTTGTGTCTTTCAATCGATCATCGCATATTAGACGGCCTTCAAGCTGGTATGTTTTTAAACGATGTAAAACAACAAATCGAACACATAACATTGGATCAAACTTCGATTTATTAA
- the gndA gene encoding NADP-dependent phosphogluconate dehydrogenase, translated as MTQQIGVIGLAVMGKNLAWNIESRGYSVSVYNRSADKTDLMVKESAGKNIVPTYSIEEFVQSLEKPRKILLMVKAGEATDKTIETLLPLLDKDDILIDGGNTNYQDTIRRNKALAESGINFIGTGVSGGEVGALTGPSMMPGGQKEAYEKVADILASISAKAADGTPCVTYIGPNGAGHYVKMVHNGIEYADMQLIAESYNMMKNLLGMDHEEISATFKEWNTGELESYLIEITGDIFTKLDENGEPLVEKIMDKAGQKGTGKWTSINALELGAPLTIITESVFARFISSLKAQRVHASSLLNGPKAAFDGDKSAFLEKIRRALYMSKICSYAQGFDQMKSASEENEWDLQLGELAMIWREGCIIRAQFLQKIKDAYDKDANLQNLLLDDYFKEIVTDYQQALRDVVAMGVQNGVAIPGFAASINYYDSYRSADLPANLIQAQRDYFGAHTYERKDKEGTFHTQWTN; from the coding sequence ATGACACAACAAATTGGTGTAATCGGCTTAGCGGTTATGGGAAAAAATTTGGCATGGAATATTGAGTCACGCGGATACAGTGTATCTGTATACAATCGTTCAGCGGACAAAACAGATCTCATGGTCAAAGAATCAGCAGGCAAAAACATCGTTCCAACTTATTCCATTGAAGAATTTGTTCAATCACTCGAAAAACCACGTAAAATTTTATTGATGGTTAAAGCAGGAGAAGCAACAGATAAAACAATCGAAACATTATTACCATTACTCGATAAGGATGATATTTTAATCGATGGTGGTAACACAAACTATCAAGATACAATCCGACGCAACAAAGCACTTGCTGAAAGTGGTATTAACTTCATTGGTACAGGTGTGTCAGGTGGCGAAGTAGGTGCACTTACTGGTCCTTCAATGATGCCAGGTGGTCAAAAAGAAGCTTACGAAAAAGTAGCAGATATTTTGGCGTCTATCTCTGCAAAAGCAGCAGACGGCACGCCTTGTGTCACATATATTGGACCGAACGGTGCAGGTCACTATGTAAAAATGGTTCATAACGGTATTGAATATGCAGACATGCAGTTAATTGCTGAAAGTTATAACATGATGAAAAACTTACTCGGAATGGATCACGAAGAAATTTCAGCAACATTTAAAGAATGGAATACTGGTGAATTAGAAAGCTACCTTATCGAAATTACAGGTGATATTTTCACAAAACTTGATGAAAATGGCGAACCACTTGTTGAAAAAATTATGGATAAAGCAGGTCAAAAGGGAACAGGTAAATGGACGTCTATTAATGCATTAGAACTCGGTGCACCACTGACAATTATTACAGAATCTGTATTTGCACGCTTTATCTCTTCATTGAAAGCACAACGTGTACATGCATCATCATTATTAAATGGTCCGAAAGCAGCATTTGATGGCGATAAATCAGCATTTTTAGAGAAAATTCGTCGTGCTCTATACATGAGTAAAATTTGCTCATATGCACAAGGATTCGATCAAATGAAATCTGCAAGTGAAGAAAATGAATGGGATTTACAACTAGGAGAATTAGCAATGATTTGGCGTGAAGGTTGTATTATCCGTGCACAATTTTTACAAAAAATTAAAGATGCATATGATAAAGATGCAAACTTACAAAATCTTCTACTTGATGACTACTTCAAAGAGATCGTCACTGACTATCAACAAGCACTTCGTGATGTGGTTGCAATGGGCGTTCAAAACGGTGTTGCAATCCCTGGATTTGCGGCAAGTATTAACTACTATGATAGTTACAGAAGTGCAGACTTACCAGCAAACTTAATCCAAGCACAGCGTGACTACTTCGGTGCACACACGTATGAGCGAAAAGATAAAGAAGGTACATTCCATACTCAATGGACAAACTAA
- the prli42 gene encoding stressosome-associated protein Prli42: MQNKKFRKVLLIVMLLAIIVSLILTGVAPLLSM; encoded by the coding sequence GTGCAAAACAAGAAGTTTAGAAAAGTATTGCTTATTGTGATGTTGTTAGCAATTATCGTGTCATTAATATTAACAGGTGTTGCGCCATTATTAAGCATGTAA
- a CDS encoding aromatic acid exporter family protein, with product MLRLNPYRIGWRTIKTAVGMALGVIIAKLMGLDNYASSAILVVLCIKDTKMNSVKAIWSRLVSCMIAMGFGATIFPLLGQHAWVLGLIVLFFIPLTVMFNTQEGVVTSIVILLHFFNATTIDMSLILNEMMLLLIGLSIAFIMNTFMPSFDKELTSYQNDIEAQIRHIFYTYSTMCSKDTKTCDLSFDQLLLTIRKAKSIAFRDVKNHFVRNENSFYHYFDMRQDQVDILQRIHFNLNHMTVDDVLLPKVAQLFKEMADNVNENNYTAMRLHMLYDIRLQIDELPLPDSHDALHTRASIIQILYDTEAYLNIKSNFGSLKLYHEVG from the coding sequence ATGTTACGTTTGAATCCATATCGAATTGGGTGGCGAACGATTAAAACTGCGGTCGGTATGGCACTAGGTGTAATTATCGCCAAGCTAATGGGATTAGATAATTATGCATCTAGTGCCATTTTAGTTGTCCTATGTATAAAGGACACTAAAATGAACTCCGTTAAAGCCATTTGGTCTCGTCTCGTTTCCTGTATGATTGCTATGGGATTCGGTGCCACCATTTTCCCATTACTTGGGCAACATGCCTGGGTATTAGGTCTTATCGTGTTGTTTTTTATCCCACTCACAGTCATGTTTAATACGCAAGAAGGTGTCGTGACAAGCATCGTTATCTTATTGCACTTTTTCAATGCTACAACCATTGATATGAGCTTAATTTTGAATGAAATGATGCTCTTGTTAATAGGTCTTTCCATCGCTTTTATCATGAATACATTTATGCCAAGTTTTGACAAAGAATTGACAAGTTATCAAAATGATATCGAAGCACAAATACGTCATATATTTTATACATACAGCACGATGTGCTCAAAAGATACAAAGACATGTGACTTGTCATTTGATCAGTTGTTATTAACGATTCGAAAAGCAAAATCAATTGCCTTTCGTGACGTTAAAAATCACTTTGTCAGAAACGAAAATAGTTTTTATCACTATTTTGATATGCGACAAGATCAAGTTGACATCCTCCAACGGATTCATTTTAACTTGAATCATATGACAGTGGATGATGTTTTACTTCCTAAAGTAGCACAATTGTTTAAAGAAATGGCAGACAATGTGAATGAAAATAATTATACAGCGATGCGCTTACACATGTTGTATGACATCAGGTTACAAATAGACGAATTACCATTGCCAGATTCTCATGATGCACTTCACACACGCGCAAGTATTATTCAAATTTTATACGATACAGAAGCTTACCTAAATATTAAGTCAAACTTTGGGTCACTCAAGCTATATCATGAAGTCGGCTAA
- the brxB gene encoding bacilliredoxin BrxB, whose product MDLSFDLYMNNVVQQAREDLVKAGYEELTTEEEVDNVFKQDGTTLVMINSVCGCAGGMARPAAQHALHYDVLPDRLVTVFAGQDKEATQRARDYFEGYAPSSPSFALMKDGKITEMIERHQIEGHDTMDVITQLQRLFDKYCVAE is encoded by the coding sequence ATGGACTTAAGTTTCGATTTATATATGAACAATGTTGTTCAACAAGCACGTGAAGATTTGGTAAAAGCTGGATACGAAGAATTAACAACTGAAGAAGAAGTAGATAACGTATTCAAACAAGATGGAACAACACTTGTGATGATTAACTCAGTTTGTGGCTGTGCCGGTGGTATGGCGCGACCAGCAGCACAACATGCTTTACACTATGATGTTTTACCTGACCGCTTAGTTACAGTCTTTGCAGGTCAAGATAAGGAAGCAACACAACGTGCACGTGATTACTTTGAAGGTTATGCACCATCAAGCCCTTCATTTGCTTTGATGAAAGATGGTAAAATCACTGAAATGATTGAACGCCATCAAATCGAAGGCCATGACACAATGGATGTTATTACGCAATTACAACGTTTATTTGATAAATATTGTGTAGCAGAGTAA